The nucleotide sequence CGCCGGTACGCGGCGTACTCCGGGTAGGCGGCGAGCAGGCGCGCCTCTTCGCGCGCCGCCTTCCGGTCGAAGAAGAGAAAGACGAGGCCGGCGTACGCGACCCCGCCCGCGCTCAACCACCAGAGCGACCACCCGAGCGTGGCGACGATGAGCCCTGCGTAGATCGGGTGGCGCACGCGCGCGTAGAGGCCGTCGGTACGCAGCCGCGCGCCCGCGCGCGGCGCCGGGAACGGCGTGAGCGCCTCGCCCAGGCGGACGAGGCCGGCGATCGAAAGCCCGACGCCGAACGCGGTCAGCGCGGCGCCGAGCATCGGAAGCCCCGCCGCGGGCGCCCAGCCGCCCGCTCCGGTGGCGACCGGCAGCAGCGCCGCCACGAGCATGACCGGGATCTGCGCGAGCACCCACCACCCGCCGCGCGCGGTGAAGGAACCGGTCCGGCCGTCGCCCGCTGAATCCGCCATCGTGCGTATTGTAGGGGGAACGGCCTCCGCCGTGCTCCACCGGCCCGGCTCGGCGCGAGCATTCCGACGCGAACGCGTGCGTCGTTCCGGCCGGGTGGGGAGAATGCCGCATTGAGATCGACGCGCGGCGCGTGCCAAAGTCGATCCATGCGAGCCGTCCCCGGTCGTCGTGGCGCCATCCTCGCGGCGCTCCTGCTGTTCCTCGCCCCGATCGCGTCGGCCCGCGTCGCGCTGGTCGGCGGCACGGTGATCGACGGTTTTCGGCGCGTGCCTCTCGACGACGCCGTCGTACTCGTCGACGGGGACCGCATCGCCGCGGTCGGTCCCCGGTCGGAGACCCCGATCCCGCCGGACACCGAGATCGTGGAGACGACCGGAAAATATCTGGTCCCGGGGCTCATCGACGCGCACGTCCATCTCTTCCAGTCGGGCGGGCTGTACACGCGGCCCGACGTGATCGATCTGCGCGACCGTCGCTCGTACGAGGACGAGACCGCGATGGTGCGCGCCAAGATCCCGGACACGCTGCGCCGCTACCTGGCGAGCGGCGTCACCTCGGTGCTCGACGCCGGCGGCCCGCGCTGGATTCTCGAAGCGCGCCGGCGCGCCCGCGAGGTCGAGACGACGCCGACGGTGGTCGCCGCCGGACCGCTGCTCGCGACCCATGCGCCGCCGGAGCTGGAGCAGGACGATCCGCCGATCCTGCGCATGCGCTCGGTGGAGCACGCGCGCGAGCTGGTCGCCAGGAACCTCGCGGCGCAGGCGGACCTCATCAAGATCTGGTTCGTTCCCGTGCCGGGCGAGCCGCTCGCGCCGCACGCCGAGCGGCTGCGCGCGGCGATCGACGAAACGCACCGGCGCGGTGCCCGCGTCGCCGTGCACGCCACGCAGCTCGCGCTCGCGCGCCTCGCCGTCGCGGCGGGCGCGGACATCCTCGCGCACGGCATCGAGGACGCGCGCATCGACACCGCCCTCGTGCGCGAGATCGTGGACCGGCGGGTGGTCTACGTGACGACCCTCGCCGTGAAAGAGGGTTACCGCGAGGCGCTGTCGGGAAAGCTCGCCCTCTCGCCGTTCGCGCGGCGCTTCGGCGATCCCGAGGCGATCGCGACACTCGAGGACATCGCCTGGATCCCGGCGAAGCGCCGCGGACCGGCCCCGAAGGGCATCACGCCGGCGATGACGTGGAACCTGCGGCGCCTGCAGGCCGCCGGGGCGATCGTCGCGGCCGGTTCCGACGCGGGCAACATCGGCACGCTGCACGGGCCGGGCCTGCACCGGGAGCTCGAGCTGCTCGTGGCCGCCGGCCTCTCGCCCCTCGAGGCGCTGCGCGCCGCGACGCTCGGCGGAGCCGCCGCGCTCGGCCGGAACGAGCTGCGCCGGGTCGCGCCGGGCCAGGCGGCCGACCTGCTCGTCCTCGACGCGGATCCGCTCGCCGACATCACTCACCTCCAGCGCATCCATCGCGTGATGAAGAGCGGCCGGCTGCACGATCCTTCGGAGCTGGTCCCCGGACGCGACTGAAATTGCCTCGCCGGCCAGGCGCGGGCACACTGGGGGCATGGCTCCGGAGGACCTCGTCGGCCGCATCGACGCCTGCCTGCCGCAGACGCAGTGTACCCGCTGCGGCTACCCGCGCTGCCGCGCCTATGCGGAGGCGGTCGCGCGCGGCGAGGCGGACCTCAACCGCTGCCCGCCGGGCGGGGACTACACGCTCCACTCGCTCGCGCGGCTGCTCGGCGTTCCGCCGAAGCCGCTCGATCCCGGGGTCGGAGCGCCGCGGCCGCGCGTGCGCGCGGCCGTCGACGAGGCGCGCTGCATCGGCTGCCGAAAGTGTCTGGACGTCTGCCCGGTCGACGCCATCGTCGGAAGCCGGCGGCAGATGCACACCGTCATCGCTCCGCTCTGCACCGGCTGCGAGCTCTGCGTGCCGCCCTGCCCCGTCGACTGCATCCTGCTCGTCCCCGCCCCGCCGGCGGCGGCCGCGCCGTGGAACGAGTACGCCCGGGCGGAAGCGGACGAGTGGCGCGAGCGCACCGGGTCGCGGCTCCTGCGCCTCGGTGCGCGCAGGGAGCGGGTCCGGCGTCGAAGCGCGGAGCCGACGCTCGCGGACATTCCGCCGCCCGAGCAGATCCGCCGCGACCTCGAGGCCGCGCTCGAGCGCTCGCGGCAAAGACGCGCGAGCGCACGCCCGCGGGGCACGGCGCCGGAATGACGAGGACGGCGCTCGCGCGAATGTCGAATATTCAATACGCAATGTTGAATTAATGAGGCGAGCGCAGCGCCTACGGCAATTCAACATCAAAGATTCAAGACTCGAGATCGCGTCGATCCCATGAACGCCACCGCCAGGCGGGCCGTCGCCGGCCCCGTCTCCCTGCTTTCGGAAAGCGAGCGCCGCGAGCTGTTTCGCCGGCTGAAGCGCGCGAACCCGGCGCCCACGACCGAGCTCGAATACCGCACGCCCTTCGAGCTGCTGGTCGCCGTCATCCTCTCGGCGCAGGCCACCGACCGCAGCGTCAACAGGGCGACCGCGGAGCTCTTCAGGATCGCGCGCACGCCGGAGGCGATGCTGGCGCTCGGCCTGCGCGGGCTCAAGCGCCATATCAAGAGCATCGGCCTCTACAACACCAAGGCCGCGAACATTCTGAAGACGTCGAAGGTGCTCGCGGACAGGTACGCCGGCGAGGTGCCTCGCACGCGCGAGGAGCTGGAAGCCCTGCCCGGAGTCGGGCGAAAGACGGCGAACGTGATCCTGAACACCGCGTTCGGCGAATCGACGATCGCGGTCGATACGCACATCTTCCGCGTGGCCAACCGCACGGGGCTGGCCCCCGGGCGCCACGTACGCGAGGTCGAGGACCGGCTGATGCAGGCCGTGCCGCGGCCGTACCGGCGGCACGCGCACCACTGGCTGATTCTGCACGGCCGCTACACCTGCACC is from Sulfurifustis variabilis and encodes:
- a CDS encoding methyltransferase family protein is translated as MADSAGDGRTGSFTARGGWWVLAQIPVMLVAALLPVATGAGGWAPAAGLPMLGAALTAFGVGLSIAGLVRLGEALTPFPAPRAGARLRTDGLYARVRHPIYAGLIVATLGWSLWWLSAGGVAYAGLVFLFFDRKAAREEARLLAAYPEYAAYRRAVAKFVPWLY
- a CDS encoding amidohydrolase family protein, translating into MRAVPGRRGAILAALLLFLAPIASARVALVGGTVIDGFRRVPLDDAVVLVDGDRIAAVGPRSETPIPPDTEIVETTGKYLVPGLIDAHVHLFQSGGLYTRPDVIDLRDRRSYEDETAMVRAKIPDTLRRYLASGVTSVLDAGGPRWILEARRRAREVETTPTVVAAGPLLATHAPPELEQDDPPILRMRSVEHARELVARNLAAQADLIKIWFVPVPGEPLAPHAERLRAAIDETHRRGARVAVHATQLALARLAVAAGADILAHGIEDARIDTALVREIVDRRVVYVTTLAVKEGYREALSGKLALSPFARRFGDPEAIATLEDIAWIPAKRRGPAPKGITPAMTWNLRRLQAAGAIVAAGSDAGNIGTLHGPGLHRELELLVAAGLSPLEALRAATLGGAAALGRNELRRVAPGQAADLLVLDADPLADITHLQRIHRVMKSGRLHDPSELVPGRD
- a CDS encoding RnfABCDGE type electron transport complex subunit B, with amino-acid sequence MAPEDLVGRIDACLPQTQCTRCGYPRCRAYAEAVARGEADLNRCPPGGDYTLHSLARLLGVPPKPLDPGVGAPRPRVRAAVDEARCIGCRKCLDVCPVDAIVGSRRQMHTVIAPLCTGCELCVPPCPVDCILLVPAPPAAAAPWNEYARAEADEWRERTGSRLLRLGARRERVRRRSAEPTLADIPPPEQIRRDLEAALERSRQRRASARPRGTAPE
- the nth gene encoding endonuclease III; the protein is MNATARRAVAGPVSLLSESERRELFRRLKRANPAPTTELEYRTPFELLVAVILSAQATDRSVNRATAELFRIARTPEAMLALGLRGLKRHIKSIGLYNTKAANILKTSKVLADRYAGEVPRTREELEALPGVGRKTANVILNTAFGESTIAVDTHIFRVANRTGLAPGRHVREVEDRLMQAVPRPYRRHAHHWLILHGRYTCTARVPHCERCVIYDLCRYGDKVKK